Genomic DNA from Oreochromis aureus strain Israel breed Guangdong linkage group 2, ZZ_aureus, whole genome shotgun sequence:
aatgtttttttctgttgtgttcTAACTATTActgtttgtctcttttcttcAGCTTTGATTGAAATGAATGAGGCTCCTCAGCAGATCTCTTTAACTGTGGCTAAACCCGGAGATAATGTGACACTGACATGTGCGCTCTCTGGAAGTGATCAAGGGTTGTTTTACTGGTATAAGCTGAATTTTGGATATATGGTTCAAACAGTTGCTGAAGGAAGTTTTGacaaaatattatttcaaattaaCAACTCAAGATTCAGTGCCACACAAATGGGTAATGTGCTTTCTCTTATCATAAGAAATGTAAGCAAAAAAGATGAAGCAATGTACTTCTGTCAAGCAGGATCATCATTCAGTATGACATTTAAAAATGGCACAATTTTGGCAGTGAAAGGTAtgttaatttcattgtttatatcATATCTGTGGCTAAACCCAAACAATTATAGTTCATGCTATTTTCTGTCTCTATGTGATTCCCACAGATCCTAAAACGCAAAATGCATTTGTAACCATGAAACAAACTCCAGAAGTGGGGCCAGTCCATCTGGGTAATGCAGTGACTATGCAGTGTTCGCTCCACTCCAAGAACAAAACTGAGACAGATCAGTGTCCATATGGTGAAACATCTGATAGTGGGACGTACTACTGTACTGTGGTAACATGTGGACAAATCCTGTTTGATGAAGGAGCTAAAGTGGAGACCAGTATGTTTGTAAAGTCTTATTTACGTCTTTAGTTATTTTGCTTGTTATTGCTGTCTTGGTTTCCAGGAATATATACTAGAGGGCTTCGCATGGTAGTTTGAGCCCTCTAAAATTGATGTGAGTTAGATGTGTGAGATAATTAGGTGATCATTGTGTTGATATGCAATATGATGTATCATTAGCTGCTGACAGCTCAAAATACTTTATATAAACGTTATAATGTTCTTATGTCTCACAGTCCACAGTGGTTGGAAATCTATAAACAAGATTTGCAGTTTAAAGCTTACAAGACTTATTGTAAGCTTTACAATGAAGCTGCtactt
This window encodes:
- the LOC116311885 gene encoding T-cell surface glycoprotein CD4-like — protein: MVGRLVSLMLLSTLSLIEMNEAPQQISLTVAKPGDNVTLTCALSGSDQGLFYWYKLNFGYMVQTVAEGSFDKILFQINNSRFSATQMGNVLSLIIRNVSKKDEAMYFCQAGSSFSMTFKNGTILAVKDPKTQNAFVTMKQTPEVGPVHLGNAVTMQCSLHSKNKTETDQCPYGETSDSGTYYCTVVTCGQILFDEGAKVETKEFPLVTVLGVLLACSVFVNFALILTKKTKERKKKKQPREHCKGKVEVFTDVEQDKSSRDQMSNEEGEDVGLNYVALDFPSRKSSRWKSKKESPESTIYSGIREGQ